The following nucleotide sequence is from Nitrospinota bacterium.
CTTAATCCAGCGAGTATATCAATTATAATGAGACTGTCTTTATAAGGATTTCCTTTGATAAAGGAAAGTTTTCAGAATCAGATCCTCCCACCATTCTGCTTGGCTGGAGAACAATAGACGAGATAGAAGACGGGGGAGATAACAGCATTTTTTAAGAGGAAAAATTTATAATCTTTTCAAAATAACCAAACTCTACTTCACTGTATAGCCGCGTCCCTCAAGACATGCACCATAGGCGCGTTTAAAGGCATCTCTGCTCTGATTGTAAGCATCCATCTGACTCTGTGTCCACTGGTCTGATTGTTGCTGCTCTTTCTCAGTCCGTCTCTCCTTTTCCATATGGCCAAGCAAAGCACCTGCACCGGCACCAATGAGTGCTCCCTTACCCGCTCTGCTGCCTCTTTTGCTACTGGGTGAAGTAAGGGCTCCTATCCCTGCTCCGGCAGCCCCTCCGACTAGAGCACCCTCGAGCATTCCTGGTCCTTTACTTCCTTTTTGAGTTGGAGGTGCTGAAGCCTGTGGTGGTGTTTGTAGGGGATCGAATCCTGTCTGTTGCTTCGCCCATTGATAGCATTCAGACTCATCCTTCTTCTGCTGTTCTAGGCTTTGTCCCTTCGTTGGATAAACGAAGAAATCTTGCGCAAAAGCTGATCCAGTGAAAAAGACTAAGATAATGAGAACGATTAGGAGATATTTTATTAGTCTCATCATTTTCTCCTTAAATAATTGATTTACATTTATATTTAATTTCTCAACCAATCCATTTTTTGTCAAGTAATTTTTTTTGAAAATGTATATATCCCTTTCTTGGGTAAGCAAGAGAAGAACAATAAAAACCGCAAAAACCTATTGACTAA
It contains:
- a CDS encoding YMGG-like glycine zipper-containing protein, whose product is MMRLIKYLLIVLIILVFFTGSAFAQDFFVYPTKGQSLEQQKKDESECYQWAKQQTGFDPLQTPPQASAPPTQKGSKGPGMLEGALVGGAAGAGIGALTSPSSKRGSRAGKGALIGAGAGALLGHMEKERRTEKEQQQSDQWTQSQMDAYNQSRDAFKRAYGACLEGRGYTVK